A window of the Gossypium arboreum isolate Shixiya-1 chromosome 2, ASM2569848v2, whole genome shotgun sequence genome harbors these coding sequences:
- the LOC108465081 gene encoding putative UDP-glucuronate:xylan alpha-glucuronosyltransferase 3 has product MRGSSISPKEPRHRVSAFSEDTSRRGFQRNKVFKDVEKDLNVPIRYRNWNCKISTLKAVLVIILLGTLFTLLCYPAVYVSDRPSNSASRSGFVDRWISDSAAYDPRYISLLDVNWDQISTIIEKLTDRDEYQGIGLLNFNNSETDQWKQLLPDAEHVVLQLDHAAENITWESLYPEWIDEEEEFEVPNCPSLPNLQVPEKPRIDLIAVKLPCNKQGKWSRDVARLHFQLAAARLASSSKGIRPVHVLFVTDCFPIPNLFTCKDLVARQGNAWLYTPNLHRLREKIQLPVGSCELSAPLQAKEYFHSERAGREAYATILHSAHVYVCGAITAAQSIRMSGSTRDLVILVDDSIGDYHRGGLEAAGWKIYTIQRIRNPKAEPEAYNEWNYSKFRLWQLTDYDKIIFIDADLLILRNIDFLFEMPEISAIGNNATLFNSGVMVIEPSNCTFQLLMDHINEIKSYNGGDQGYLNEIFTWWHRIPKHMNFLKHFWEGDEEEKKQMKTRLFGADPPILYVIHYLGNKPWLCFRDYDCNWNVDILQEFASDVAHKTWWKVHDAMPGNLQKYCLLRSKQKAQLEWDRRQAEKGNYTDGHWKIKIKDKRLKKCFEEFCFWESMLWHWGEKNWTDNATSTPSLPATNKASLSLL; this is encoded by the exons ATGAGAGGCTCTTCCATCAGTCCCAAAGAGCCCCGTCACCGCGTGTCTGCTTTCTC TGAAGACACAAGCAGAAGGGGGTTTCAAAGAAACAAGGTTTTTAAAGATGTTGAGAAGGACCTCAACGTTCCCATCCGATACAGGAACTGGAATTGCAAGATATCTACCTTGAAAGCTGTGCTGGTTATAATTCTATTGGGAACTCTCTTCACACTCCTGTGCTACCCTGCAGTTTATGTTTCAGATCGTCCATCCAATTCTGCATCCCG GTCTGGTTTTGTAGACAGATGGATAAGTGACAGTGCTGCCTATGATCCTCGCTACATATCACTGTTGGATGTAAATTGGGACCAAATCTCGACTATTATTGAGAAACTGACTGACAGGGATGAATATCAGGGAATTGGCCTGCTGAACTTCAATAATAGTGAAACTGATCAATGGAAGCAGCTGTTACCAGATGCCGAGCACGTTGTTCTGCAATTGGACCATGCGGCAGAAAATATAACTTGGGAGTCCCTGTACCCTGAATGgatagatgaagaagaagaatttGAGGTTCCTAATTGTCCGTCTCTACCTAATCTTCAGGTTCCGGAAAAACCACGGATTGATCTTATTGCTGTCAAGCTTCCTTGTAACAAGCAAGGAAAGTGGTCAAGGGATGTTGCACGCTTACACTTTCAACTAGCAGCTGCAAGGCTTGCCTCATCTTCTAAGGGGATTCGCCCAGTGCATGTGCTTTTTGTGACTGACTGCTTTCCCATCCCAAATCTTTTTACTTGCAAGGACCTGGTTGCACGTCAGGGGAACGCTTGGCTTTATACACCCAACCTGCATAGGTTAAGGGAAAAGATTCAACTGCCTGTTGGGTCATGTGAGCTTTCGGCTCCTCTCCAGGCTAAAG AGTATTTTCATTCAGAGAGGGCAGGCCGTGAAGCCTACGCAACAATCCTACACTCTGCTCATGTTTATGTTTGCGGGGCAATTACTGCTGCCCAGAGTATCCGCATGTCAGGTTCAACTAGGGACCTTGTGATACTCGTTGATGACTCAATCGGTGATTATCATAGAGGTGGATTGGAGGCTGCTGGGTGGAAAATTTACACAATCCAAAGAATCAGGAATCCGAAAGCTGAACCGGAAGCATATAATGAATGGAATTATAGCAAGTTTCGTCTTTGGCAGTTGACTGATTACGACAAGATCATTTTCATTGATGCTGACCTTCTTATACTTAGGAATATTGATTTCTTATTTGAGATGCCTGAAATTTCAGCTATAGGGAATAACGCTACGCTTTTCAACTCTGGTGTGATGGTCATTGAGCCATCGAATTGTACATTCCAGCTTCTAATGGATCACATCAATGAAATTAAATCCTACAATGGTGGAGATCAGGGGTATCTTAATGAAATCTTCACCTGGTGGCATCGGATTCCGAAACACATGAACTTCTTGAAGCACTTCTGGGAAGGTGATGAGGAGGAGAAGAAACAAATGAAGACTCGACTCTTCGGAGCCGATCCTCCAATCCTTTATGTCATCCATTATCTAGGAAATAAACCATGGCTATGCTTCCGGGACTATGATTGCAACTGGAATGTGGACATTTTGCAGGAATTTGCCAGTGATGTTGCTCATAAAACATGGTGGAAGGTGCACGACGCCATGCCAGGAAATTTACAGAAGTACTGTTTACTTCGGTCCAAGCAGAAGGCGCAATTAGAGTGGGACCGGAGGCAAGCCGAGAAAGGGAACTACACAGATGGTCATTGGAAAATTAAGATAAAAGATAAGCGTTTAAAGAAATGCTTTGAAGAATTCTGTTTCTGGGAAAGTATGTTATGGCATTGGGGTGAAAAGAACTGGACAGATAATGCAACTTCTACCCCATCACTCCCTGCTACCAACAAGGCATCTCTCtctttattatga